A region of Sulfitobacter faviae DNA encodes the following proteins:
- the pncA gene encoding bifunctional nicotinamidase/pyrazinamidase: MTHALIVIDVQNDFCPGGALEVPQGDEILRGINALTPEFDAVILTQDWHPAAHSSFASSHKDNGPYEVITMPYGPQVLWPDHCIQGSIGAQFHPELQTDRADLIIRKGYNPDIDSYSAFFENDHRTPTGLEGYLRTRGIERLTMVGLALDFCVNFSAVDAAKLGFKVDVREDLCRAIDLDGSLAKAREGMRAAGVTLA; the protein is encoded by the coding sequence ATGACCCATGCCCTGATCGTGATCGACGTTCAAAATGATTTCTGCCCCGGCGGCGCGCTGGAAGTGCCGCAGGGCGATGAGATTCTGCGCGGCATCAACGCGCTGACGCCCGAGTTTGACGCCGTGATCCTGACGCAGGACTGGCATCCGGCGGCGCATTCGTCTTTTGCCTCATCGCATAAGGACAACGGGCCTTATGAGGTCATCACCATGCCCTACGGCCCGCAGGTGCTTTGGCCCGATCACTGCATCCAAGGCAGCATTGGCGCGCAGTTCCACCCCGAGTTGCAAACCGACCGCGCCGATCTGATCATCCGCAAGGGCTATAACCCCGACATCGACAGCTATTCGGCGTTTTTCGAGAATGACCACCGCACGCCCACGGGGCTCGAAGGCTACCTGCGCACACGCGGGATCGAGCGGCTGACCATGGTGGGGCTGGCGCTAGATTTCTGCGTGAACTTCTCGGCTGTGGACGCGGCGAAGCTGGGGTTCAAGGTCGACGTGCGCGAAGATCTCTGCCGGGCGATTGATCTGGACGGATCGCTTGCCAAGGCCCGCGAAGGCATGCGCGCGGCGGGGGTGACGCTGGCCTGA